A genomic window from Thiomonas arsenitoxydans includes:
- a CDS encoding CsbD family protein has protein sequence MNWERIEGNWKQIKGQAKAQWGKLTDDQLTEIDGKREQLAGKIQESYGITKDEAEQQLDAWQKHCKDDGPAI, from the coding sequence ATGAACTGGGAACGTATCGAAGGCAACTGGAAGCAGATCAAGGGTCAGGCCAAAGCGCAATGGGGCAAGCTCACTGACGATCAGCTGACCGAGATCGACGGCAAACGCGAGCAACTCGCCGGAAAGATCCAGGAGTCCTATGGCATCACCAAGGACGAAGCGGAGCAGCAACTCGACGCCTGGCAGAAGCACTGCAAAGACGACGGTCCCGCAATCTGA
- a CDS encoding glycine zipper 2TM domain-containing protein: MNIKQRILPSVAAAMCLLALGGCAGMSSQDKSTAIGAGVGAVGGAVLSGGSGIGTVGGAAVGGVIGHEIGK; the protein is encoded by the coding sequence ATGAACATCAAACAAAGAATTCTCCCCTCGGTTGCCGCTGCCATGTGCTTGCTGGCTCTGGGCGGCTGTGCGGGGATGTCGTCGCAGGATAAAAGCACCGCGATCGGTGCGGGCGTTGGCGCAGTGGGCGGCGCCGTGCTGTCGGGCGGGAGCGGAATCGGGACGGTCGGTGGCGCTGCGGTGGGCGGCGTGATCGGGCATGAAATCGGCAAGTAA
- a CDS encoding DUF3309 domain-containing protein: MSLGTILLIILILMLIGAFPSWPHSRSWGYFPSGILGFIVIVVLILFLTGRM; the protein is encoded by the coding sequence ATGTCGTTAGGCACCATTCTGCTGATCATCCTGATTCTGATGTTGATCGGCGCATTTCCAAGCTGGCCCCACAGCCGCAGCTGGGGGTACTTTCCCAGCGGCATTCTTGGCTTCATTGTGATCGTGGTGCTGATCCTCTTTCTCACAGGGCGCATGTAA
- a CDS encoding BON domain-containing protein: MRSHKVLYAVMLAASLVSFTGCAATDRHDSTGQYIDDTAITTKVKAAIFGDPQLKLFEIKVVTFKGVVQLSGFVGTREEELRAVALARNVDGVKAVQDNMSLK, translated from the coding sequence ATGCGATCCCACAAAGTGCTTTATGCCGTCATGCTGGCGGCGTCATTGGTCAGTTTTACAGGCTGTGCCGCCACAGATCGGCACGACAGCACGGGCCAGTACATTGACGACACGGCCATCACGACCAAGGTCAAGGCCGCGATTTTTGGCGACCCGCAGCTCAAGCTGTTCGAAATCAAGGTGGTGACCTTCAAGGGCGTGGTGCAACTCAGCGGCTTTGTCGGCACACGCGAAGAGGAGCTGAGAGCGGTCGCCCTTGCACGCAACGTGGACGGCGTGAAGGCGGTTCAGGACAACATGAGCCTGAAGTAA
- a CDS encoding Crp/Fnr family transcriptional regulator, which yields MSASVPDATHGPVWAASRHALDVLFTKAFLFTAQNALIQRLPRIEQRRLLKRCEPVELVFAAMLGAPGQQTAHAYFPVNGYVSLLQQTGAQAPLEVGMVGREGMLGAELALGVTTTPLLALVRGSGAAWRIEQSALQEALAQSLALRQGLHRYVYVLLAQRAAAVSCQRFHLIEARLARQLLMSQDRAHADTFHVTHEDLAQMLGVRRVGVTVAAGELQRSGLIAYHRGDLRVVNRIALQSRACSCYALDQRIYDASMQDKAPERAERNFAS from the coding sequence GTGTCGGCATCGGTTCCAGACGCCACGCACGGCCCGGTCTGGGCTGCATCACGGCATGCGTTGGATGTGCTGTTCACGAAAGCCTTTTTGTTCACCGCTCAGAATGCGCTCATTCAACGCCTGCCTCGCATCGAACAGCGTCGTTTGCTGAAGCGATGCGAGCCGGTTGAACTGGTCTTTGCCGCCATGCTGGGCGCGCCAGGCCAGCAGACCGCGCATGCCTACTTCCCAGTCAACGGATATGTCTCGCTGCTACAGCAGACAGGCGCGCAGGCGCCGCTGGAAGTGGGAATGGTGGGACGCGAAGGCATGCTGGGCGCAGAGCTGGCACTCGGCGTGACGACCACCCCGCTGCTCGCGTTGGTGCGAGGTTCCGGGGCGGCGTGGAGAATCGAGCAAAGTGCGTTGCAAGAGGCGCTGGCGCAAAGCCTGGCGCTGCGTCAGGGTCTGCACCGCTATGTCTATGTGTTGCTGGCGCAACGGGCAGCAGCCGTGTCGTGTCAACGATTTCATCTGATCGAAGCCCGGCTGGCACGTCAGCTGTTGATGAGCCAGGACCGCGCCCACGCCGACACGTTTCATGTCACGCACGAAGATCTCGCCCAGATGCTGGGCGTTCGGCGTGTTGGCGTGACGGTGGCGGCAGGAGAGTTGCAGCGCAGCGGCTTGATTGCGTACCACCGCGGTGATCTCCGTGTGGTGAATCGCATCGCCCTGCAATCCAGGGCATGCAGCTGCTATGCGCTGGATCAACGGATCTACGACGCTTCAATGCAAGACAAGGCCCCGGAGCGCGCAGAACGCAACTTCGCGTCATGA
- a CDS encoding DUF3096 domain-containing protein, translating into MNLHLSIGPLVSLVAGVLILAMPRLLNYIVAVYLILIGLIGIFGTGGLQLH; encoded by the coding sequence ATGAATCTCCATCTCAGTATTGGCCCGCTGGTTTCCCTGGTTGCCGGTGTCCTGATCCTCGCCATGCCCCGCCTTCTTAACTACATCGTGGCGGTCTACCTGATTCTCATCGGACTCATCGGGATCTTTGGCACTGGCGGCCTGCAGTTGCATTGA
- a CDS encoding GH36-type glycosyl hydrolase domain-containing protein, translating to MKFWPLHAKPHWPQLGSRLLRPAIFRPAQVDEPVLRSDLLSADQMEQHGVVLAARHQASMRPQNNALLTRLADNADTLAHASSVLTQAVYQGHRITPAAEWLLDNDYLIEEQIRTAQRDLPKGYSRELPWLINGPSANLPRVYDIALETIVHADGRLDGESLRRFVAAYQTVAPLKLGELWAVPIMLRLGLIENLRRVAVRVMAEWGDRNVAGQWADRMAEVAESDPKSVVLAVADMARSGPPMACSFVAELTRRLQGQGPALALALTWVEQALSESGHNIERLVQLEAQQQAADQVTIGNSIGSLRTLSSMDWRTFVESMSHVEQVLRQDPAGIYAAMDFTTRDHYRHVVERLAKRTTRSEGEVALAAVDLASHTAPGATEQPSQSHVGYFLIDRGLAALEQRVAAQDSARDALRRFALRAPLTLYLGSVLLLLALLAQPLLRVVQRNGLHGWEFLAIAVAVGLISSQLAISLVNWLLSIVVLPRILPRLDFSKGLPPEVRTLVVIPAMLSSAQDVDALADALEVRFLANRDPHLHFALLTDFVDAQSEVLETDAALLQQATERIDALNASHPDAQADRFFLLHRPRRWNATDKVWMGYERKRGKLTELNGLLRGAGGTRYMQIVGRIEVLTEVKYVITLDTDTQLPRDAARQFIGAMAHPLNRPVIDTATQRVIAGHAILQPRVGISLPSAARSMYARLFGSDAGIDPYTSAVSDLYQDLFGEGSFIGKGIYDVDAFEQALANRFAENSILSHDLVEGCFARSGLISDVQFFEDYPSRYGSDVNRRHRWIRGDWQLLPWVLPWVRTPQRQRTRNPLSALSRWKILDNLRRSLVPAALLALLLLGWFVITQTAAWTLAVLAVVVVPPLLALQLDLFIKPREVLLGQHLRLALRSMGQHATHVLLTLAWLPHEALYSFDAIVRTLWRMAVTRRLLLQWNPSQAVERSVSTTLAATFKSMAIGPLLALLVAGALALLRPGALLVAAPLLLLWLASPAMAWRISQPPVMQTFMPTPEAQRFLRRLARKTWAFFEAHVGTLDHGLPPDNFQEQPAPVIAHRTSPTNMGLALLANLAAYDLGYIGIGRLLRRTDQTLQTLQGLQRYRGHFYNWYDTLTLQPLAPRYISAVDSGNLAGHLLTLRPGLLALADDPLFDPRLLHGLDDTLALLEEALQDRDHSGAALAPFRQALDAALASPPRTLAAAVACLQGLLAAADALALDTEPATPDASEAADATTLSDVAFWLQALRAQCRDASATLQPFSAWTPLPKDGEAQAMPTLRQLVQARSAAPNAVQQRAADLLQTIEQLAQQAGAMALMDYSFLYDSQRDLLSIGYNVDERRLDAGFYDLLASEARLTNFVAIAQEQLPQDSWFALGRLLTSSGGEPVLLSWSGSMFEYLMPLLVMPNVPGTLLDQTCRAAVARQIEYGQQLGLPWGVSESGYNTQDTQFNYQYRAFGVPGLGLKRGLSEERVVAPYASALALMIDPAAACVNLQRLADAGVEGRYGLYEAVDYTPARLPRGQDSVVVRSFMAHHQGMSLLALDHLLQQRPMQRRFESDPSLRATLLLLQERVPKTAAEYRHATAAASPQALTRVAETSLRVFTDPDRARPAVQLLSNGRYHVMVSSAGGGYSRHRDMAVTRWREDISRDDAGTFCYLRDVSSAAYWSSAHHPARRTLKSYEAIFSDARAEFRTRTPDFDTHTEIAVSPEDDVELRRLRVTNRSRSRSRRTIEITTYAEVVLAPALADAMHPAFSKLFVQTELVRPLQAIVCTRRARSSAEAVPWMCHLLAVHDAHIDEISYETDRARFIGRGRSTSDPQAMDSISQRPRNLSNSAGSVLDPIVAIRCRITLEPEQSALVDMVTGVGDSRDACLQLIEKFRDRHLADRVFDLAWTHSQVMLRQLNSSQVDAQLYEDMASCLLYAHASLRADAATLRANRRGQSGLWGQAISGDLPIVLLHIADPANIELVRQLVQAHAYWRLKGLAVDLVIWNEDNAGYRQQLQDQIMGLISSGVEASLIDRPGGIFVRPAQQISSEDRILVQSAARVILSDGRGSLAEQVGRRRLHKLPEAFIPSRPRLAESTRADNAVAVTGTATQPMLLGNRFGGFSADGREYVIELAAGQNTPAPWANVLANAQFGTVISESGGAYTWGENAHEFRLTPWHNDPVTDASGEALYVRDEESGHSWSPTPLPRRGEGAYRTRHGFGYSVFEHSEDGIRTELWVYVALDAAVKFSVLKVRNVSGRARRLSATGYVEWVLGDLREKTAMHVVTESDPVTGALFARNAYNTEFAGRVAFFDVDNPARSVTGDRSEFIGRNGTLRDPAALRNARLSGQVGAALDPCAAIQIPFDLGAGDTREIIFRLGVAESPKAASALVQRCRGLGTAATTLDAVRTHWRSTLGAVQVRTPDPALDVLVNGWLLYQVIACRFLARSGYYQSGGAIGFRDQLQDAMAMLHAQPDAVRQHLLLCAAHQFSQGDVQHWWHPPLDRGVRTRCSDDYLWLPLCVSRYVQITGDQTVLDETASYLEGRAVNADEEAYYDRATRSELRESLYQHCVRAIEHSMPRGAHGLPLMGTGDWNDGMNRVGDHGRGESVWLGFFLHEVLQRFVPLAQSRGDADFAARCVDATAALRASLDQHGWDGAWYRRAYFDDGTPLGSAGGAECQIDAIAQSWAVLSGAADADRQRQAMDELDQRLVCRDAGLVQLLDPPFDQTLLDPGYIKGYVPGVRENGGQYTHAAVWAAMAFAELGDATRAWELLDMINPVHHARSAADIERYKVEPYVMTADVYAAPQHVGRGGWSWYTGSAGWMYRLIVESLLGLRREGGHLHLAPVLPADWPGFELDYRYGSTLYCIRVGRTLSSTNPAEVTAQILLDGVVQSAASIALLDDGRSHQVELRLA from the coding sequence TTGAAATTCTGGCCCCTTCACGCAAAACCCCATTGGCCGCAACTGGGTAGTCGACTGCTTCGCCCGGCCATCTTTCGCCCGGCACAGGTTGACGAACCCGTGCTGCGCTCGGATTTGCTCAGCGCCGATCAGATGGAGCAGCATGGCGTGGTGCTGGCCGCACGGCATCAGGCCTCCATGCGGCCGCAGAACAATGCCTTGCTCACCCGGCTTGCCGACAACGCGGACACGCTGGCGCATGCCAGCTCGGTGCTGACGCAGGCGGTGTACCAGGGGCATCGCATCACACCGGCAGCGGAGTGGCTGCTCGATAACGATTACCTGATCGAGGAGCAGATTCGCACCGCGCAGCGCGACCTGCCCAAGGGCTACAGCCGTGAGCTGCCGTGGCTGATCAACGGCCCTTCGGCCAACCTGCCGCGGGTCTATGACATTGCGCTGGAAACCATCGTCCACGCCGACGGCCGCCTGGACGGCGAAAGCCTGCGCCGCTTCGTCGCCGCCTACCAGACGGTGGCGCCACTCAAGCTGGGCGAGCTGTGGGCCGTTCCGATCATGCTGCGACTGGGGCTGATCGAGAATCTGCGCCGGGTTGCGGTGCGGGTGATGGCCGAATGGGGCGACCGCAACGTGGCCGGGCAGTGGGCCGATCGCATGGCCGAAGTCGCCGAGAGCGACCCCAAGAGCGTGGTGCTCGCCGTGGCCGACATGGCGCGCTCGGGCCCGCCCATGGCCTGCTCCTTTGTGGCCGAACTCACGCGGCGGCTGCAAGGCCAGGGGCCCGCACTGGCGCTGGCGTTGACCTGGGTGGAGCAGGCGCTGTCGGAATCCGGGCACAACATCGAGCGGCTGGTACAGCTCGAAGCCCAGCAGCAGGCCGCTGATCAGGTGACCATCGGCAACAGCATCGGCAGTCTGCGCACGCTGTCCAGCATGGACTGGCGCACCTTCGTCGAGTCCATGAGTCATGTGGAGCAGGTCTTGCGCCAAGACCCGGCAGGCATCTATGCCGCGATGGACTTCACCACGCGCGACCACTACCGCCATGTGGTGGAACGCCTGGCCAAGCGCACCACCCGCAGTGAAGGCGAAGTGGCCCTCGCTGCGGTTGATCTGGCGAGTCACACCGCGCCGGGCGCGACCGAGCAGCCGTCGCAGAGCCACGTCGGTTACTTTCTCATCGACCGCGGACTGGCCGCGCTCGAACAGCGTGTGGCCGCGCAAGATTCGGCCCGCGACGCGCTGCGGCGGTTCGCCCTGCGCGCGCCCCTCACCCTGTACCTCGGCTCGGTTTTGCTGTTGCTGGCTCTGCTGGCGCAGCCTCTTCTGCGTGTCGTGCAGCGCAATGGCCTGCATGGCTGGGAATTCCTGGCTATCGCTGTTGCGGTGGGGTTGATCAGCAGCCAGCTGGCCATCAGCCTGGTGAACTGGCTGCTGTCCATCGTGGTGTTGCCGCGCATCCTGCCTCGGCTCGATTTTTCCAAGGGCCTACCGCCCGAGGTGCGCACCCTGGTGGTGATTCCAGCCATGCTCAGCAGTGCGCAGGACGTGGACGCCCTGGCCGATGCGCTCGAGGTGCGCTTCCTGGCCAATCGCGACCCGCATCTGCACTTCGCCCTGCTCACCGATTTTGTCGATGCCCAGAGTGAAGTGCTGGAGACCGACGCGGCGCTGCTGCAACAGGCCACCGAGCGCATCGACGCGCTCAACGCCAGCCACCCCGACGCGCAGGCCGACCGTTTCTTTCTGCTGCACCGGCCGCGCCGCTGGAATGCGACCGACAAGGTGTGGATGGGTTACGAGCGCAAGCGCGGCAAGCTGACCGAGCTCAACGGTCTGCTGCGCGGCGCAGGCGGCACGCGGTATATGCAGATCGTGGGCCGCATCGAAGTGCTCACCGAGGTCAAGTACGTCATCACCCTGGACACCGATACGCAGTTGCCGCGCGACGCTGCGCGCCAGTTCATCGGCGCCATGGCGCACCCGCTCAATCGGCCGGTGATCGACACCGCCACGCAGCGCGTCATCGCCGGGCACGCCATCCTGCAACCGCGCGTGGGTATCAGCCTGCCCAGCGCGGCGCGCTCGATGTACGCGCGATTGTTCGGCAGCGACGCCGGCATCGACCCCTACACCAGCGCGGTGTCAGACCTTTACCAGGACCTGTTCGGCGAAGGCTCGTTCATCGGCAAGGGCATTTACGACGTCGATGCGTTCGAGCAAGCTCTGGCGAATCGCTTCGCCGAGAACAGCATCCTCAGCCACGATCTGGTGGAGGGCTGCTTCGCCCGCTCTGGCCTGATCAGCGACGTGCAGTTTTTCGAGGACTATCCGTCGCGGTATGGCAGCGACGTGAACCGCCGCCATCGCTGGATTCGCGGCGACTGGCAGTTGCTGCCGTGGGTTCTGCCTTGGGTGCGTACGCCACAGCGCCAGCGCACGCGCAACCCGCTGTCGGCCTTGTCGCGCTGGAAGATCCTCGACAACCTGCGACGCAGTCTGGTGCCCGCCGCGCTGCTGGCGCTGCTGCTGCTCGGCTGGTTTGTCATCACGCAGACCGCGGCGTGGACCTTGGCTGTGTTGGCCGTGGTGGTCGTGCCGCCGCTGCTGGCGCTGCAACTCGATCTGTTCATCAAGCCGCGTGAAGTGCTACTCGGCCAGCACCTGCGCCTGGCGCTACGCAGCATGGGCCAGCATGCCACGCATGTCCTGCTCACTCTGGCATGGCTGCCGCATGAGGCGCTCTACAGCTTCGACGCCATTGTGCGCACGCTGTGGCGCATGGCCGTCACGCGGCGCCTGTTGCTGCAGTGGAACCCGTCGCAGGCGGTGGAGCGCAGCGTCAGCACCACGCTGGCCGCCACGTTCAAGTCGATGGCGATCGGGCCGTTGCTGGCGTTGCTGGTCGCGGGCGCGTTGGCGCTGCTGCGGCCCGGCGCGCTGCTGGTGGCTGCGCCCTTGCTGCTGCTGTGGCTGGCCTCGCCCGCCATGGCCTGGCGCATCAGCCAGCCGCCGGTCATGCAGACCTTCATGCCCACGCCTGAAGCCCAGCGGTTTCTGCGGCGGCTTGCGCGCAAGACCTGGGCGTTTTTCGAAGCCCATGTCGGCACGCTGGACCACGGCCTGCCGCCGGACAATTTTCAGGAGCAACCGGCCCCGGTGATCGCGCACCGTACCTCGCCCACCAATATGGGGCTGGCGCTGCTGGCAAATCTGGCGGCCTACGATCTCGGTTACATCGGTATCGGGCGGCTGTTGCGGCGCACCGATCAAACCCTGCAGACCCTGCAGGGCCTGCAACGCTACCGCGGGCATTTCTACAACTGGTACGACACCCTCACCCTGCAGCCGCTGGCGCCGCGCTACATCTCAGCAGTGGACAGCGGCAATCTCGCCGGGCATCTGTTGACCCTGCGCCCCGGCCTGCTGGCGCTGGCGGACGACCCGCTGTTCGACCCGCGCTTGCTGCATGGACTGGATGACACCCTCGCATTGCTCGAAGAAGCTTTGCAAGACCGCGACCACAGCGGCGCTGCGCTGGCACCGTTCCGCCAGGCCCTCGACGCTGCGCTGGCCAGTCCGCCGCGCACGCTGGCGGCTGCCGTGGCCTGCCTGCAAGGCTTACTGGCCGCAGCGGACGCGCTCGCGCTCGACACCGAGCCGGCCACGCCCGATGCGTCGGAAGCCGCCGACGCCACCACCCTCAGCGATGTCGCCTTCTGGCTGCAGGCGCTGCGCGCGCAATGCCGCGATGCCAGCGCCACACTGCAGCCGTTTTCGGCCTGGACGCCATTGCCGAAGGACGGCGAAGCGCAGGCCATGCCCACCCTGCGCCAGCTGGTGCAGGCCCGCAGCGCCGCGCCGAACGCTGTGCAGCAGCGCGCCGCAGACCTGCTGCAGACCATCGAACAACTGGCGCAGCAGGCGGGTGCCATGGCGCTGATGGACTACAGCTTTCTCTACGACAGTCAGCGCGACTTGCTGTCGATTGGCTACAACGTCGATGAGCGCCGGCTCGACGCCGGGTTCTACGACCTGCTGGCCTCGGAAGCGCGGCTCACCAACTTTGTCGCCATCGCGCAGGAGCAACTCCCGCAGGACAGCTGGTTTGCGCTGGGACGCTTGCTCACCAGCAGCGGCGGCGAGCCGGTGCTGTTGTCGTGGTCTGGCTCGATGTTTGAATATCTGATGCCGCTGCTGGTGATGCCCAATGTGCCTGGCACCTTGCTCGACCAGACCTGCCGGGCCGCAGTGGCACGGCAGATTGAATACGGCCAGCAGCTGGGTCTGCCCTGGGGCGTCTCCGAGTCGGGCTACAACACGCAGGACACGCAGTTCAACTACCAGTACCGCGCCTTTGGCGTGCCGGGGCTGGGCCTCAAACGCGGCCTGAGTGAAGAGCGGGTGGTGGCGCCCTATGCCTCGGCTCTGGCGTTGATGATCGACCCGGCTGCCGCCTGCGTCAACCTGCAACGCCTGGCCGACGCCGGGGTGGAAGGCCGCTACGGCCTGTACGAAGCGGTGGACTACACCCCGGCACGCCTGCCGCGCGGCCAGGACTCTGTCGTGGTGCGCTCGTTCATGGCGCATCACCAGGGTATGAGCCTGCTCGCGCTTGACCATCTGTTGCAGCAGCGCCCAATGCAGCGCCGCTTCGAGTCCGACCCCAGCCTGCGCGCCACCTTGCTGCTACTGCAGGAGCGCGTGCCGAAAACCGCGGCTGAATATCGCCATGCCACCGCCGCTGCTTCGCCGCAGGCGCTCACGCGCGTGGCGGAAACCAGCCTGCGCGTCTTCACCGATCCGGACCGCGCCCGGCCCGCCGTGCAGCTGCTCTCGAATGGGCGCTATCACGTCATGGTCAGCAGTGCGGGCGGAGGCTACAGCCGCCACCGCGACATGGCGGTGACGCGCTGGCGCGAAGACATCAGCCGCGATGATGCCGGCACGTTTTGCTATCTGCGCGATGTCAGCAGCGCCGCGTACTGGTCGAGCGCGCATCACCCGGCTCGCCGCACGCTCAAGTCCTACGAGGCGATTTTCTCCGACGCTCGCGCCGAGTTCCGCACACGCACACCAGACTTCGACACCCACACCGAGATCGCGGTGTCGCCGGAAGACGATGTCGAACTGCGCCGCCTGCGCGTGACCAACCGCAGCCGCAGCCGCAGCCGCCGCACGATCGAGATCACCACCTATGCCGAAGTGGTGCTGGCGCCTGCGCTGGCCGACGCCATGCACCCGGCCTTCAGCAAGCTGTTTGTGCAGACCGAACTGGTGCGCCCGCTGCAGGCCATCGTCTGCACCCGGCGTGCACGCTCAAGTGCCGAAGCGGTGCCGTGGATGTGCCATCTGCTGGCTGTGCACGACGCCCACATTGACGAAATTTCTTACGAAACCGATCGCGCCCGATTCATTGGCCGAGGCCGCAGCACCTCAGATCCGCAGGCGATGGACAGCATCAGCCAGCGTCCCCGCAACCTGTCCAACAGCGCAGGCTCGGTGCTCGACCCCATCGTCGCCATCCGCTGCCGTATCACCCTCGAGCCCGAGCAATCGGCGCTGGTGGACATGGTGACCGGCGTGGGCGACAGCCGCGACGCCTGCCTGCAACTCATCGAAAAATTCCGCGACCGGCATCTGGCCGACCGGGTGTTCGACCTTGCGTGGACGCATAGCCAGGTCATGCTGCGCCAGCTCAACAGCAGCCAGGTCGATGCGCAGCTCTATGAAGACATGGCGTCCTGCCTGCTCTATGCCCACGCGTCACTGCGCGCCGACGCCGCCACCCTGCGCGCCAACCGGCGCGGTCAGTCGGGCTTATGGGGCCAGGCCATTTCTGGCGACCTGCCCATCGTGTTGCTGCACATTGCCGACCCGGCGAACATCGAATTGGTGCGGCAACTGGTGCAGGCGCACGCCTACTGGCGCCTCAAAGGCTTGGCGGTTGACTTGGTGATCTGGAACGAGGACAACGCCGGTTACCGCCAGCAATTGCAGGACCAGATCATGGGGCTGATTTCATCAGGCGTGGAAGCCAGTCTGATCGACCGCCCTGGTGGCATTTTCGTGCGTCCGGCGCAGCAGATTTCCAGCGAAGACCGCATTCTGGTGCAGTCCGCCGCGCGCGTGATCTTGAGCGACGGCCGCGGATCGCTGGCCGAGCAGGTCGGGCGCCGACGTCTGCACAAGCTGCCGGAGGCCTTCATCCCCTCGCGCCCGCGACTGGCCGAGTCCACGCGTGCGGACAACGCGGTCGCGGTGACCGGCACGGCCACCCAACCCATGCTGCTGGGCAACCGCTTCGGCGGCTTCAGCGCTGATGGCCGCGAGTATGTGATCGAGCTGGCGGCGGGACAGAACACCCCCGCGCCGTGGGCCAACGTGCTGGCCAATGCGCAGTTCGGCACGGTGATCTCGGAGAGCGGCGGCGCCTACACCTGGGGCGAGAACGCGCACGAATTCCGCCTCACGCCCTGGCACAACGACCCGGTGACTGACGCCAGCGGCGAAGCCCTGTATGTGCGCGACGAAGAGAGCGGCCATTCCTGGTCGCCCACGCCATTGCCCCGGCGCGGTGAAGGCGCGTATCGCACCCGTCACGGCTTCGGCTACAGCGTGTTCGAACACAGCGAAGACGGCATCCGCACCGAGTTGTGGGTGTATGTGGCGCTGGACGCGGCGGTGAAGTTCTCGGTGCTGAAGGTGCGCAATGTCTCCGGTCGCGCGCGCCGCCTGTCGGCCACCGGCTATGTCGAATGGGTGCTTGGCGACTTGCGCGAGAAGACCGCCATGCACGTGGTCACCGAGTCCGACCCGGTGACCGGTGCCCTGTTCGCGCGCAATGCCTACAACACCGAATTCGCCGGTCGCGTGGCGTTTTTCGATGTGGACAACCCGGCGCGCAGCGTGACCGGCGACCGCAGTGAATTCATCGGCCGCAATGGCACCCTGCGCGACCCGGCGGCGCTGCGCAACGCGCGGTTATCCGGGCAAGTCGGCGCGGCGCTGGACCCCTGCGCGGCCATCCAGATTCCCTTCGATCTGGGCGCGGGCGACACGCGTGAAATCATTTTCCGCCTAGGCGTGGCCGAGAGCCCCAAGGCCGCCAGCGCGCTGGTGCAGCGCTGTCGCGGCCTGGGCACGGCGGCCACCACGCTCGACGCCGTACGCACGCACTGGCGCAGCACGCTGGGTGCGGTGCAGGTGCGCACGCCCGACCCGGCGCTCGACGTGCTGGTCAACGGCTGGCTGCTGTACCAGGTGATCGCTTGCCGCTTTCTCGCGCGCAGCGGCTACTACCAGTCGGGCGGTGCCATCGGCTTCCGCGACCAGTTGCAGGACGCCATGGCGATGCTCCACGCCCAGCCCGATGCGGTGCGCCAGCATCTGCTGCTATGCGCGGCGCACCAGTTCAGCCAAGGCGACGTGCAGCACTGGTGGCATCCGCCGCTGGACCGCGGCGTGCGCACCCGCTGCTCCGACGATTACCTGTGGCTGCCGCTATGCGTGAGCCGCTATGTGCAGATCACCGGCGACCAAACCGTGCTCGACGAGACTGCGTCCTACCTCGAAGGCCGCGCCGTCAACGCCGATGAAGAGGCCTATTACGACCGCGCCACACGCTCGGAGCTGCGGGAGTCGCTCTACCAGCATTGCGTGCGCGCCATCGAGCACAGCATGCCGCGCGGCGCGCATGGCCTGCCGCTGATGGGCACGGGCGACTGGAACGACGGCATGAACCGCGTGGGCGACCACGGCCGTGGCGAAAGCGTCTGGCTCGGTTTTTTCTTGCATGAGGTACTGCAGCGCTTCGTGCCACTGGCGCAGTCGCGCGGCGACGCCGACTTCGCTGCGCGCTGCGTTGACGCCACGGCGGCGCTGCGCGCCAGCCTCGACCAGCATGGCTGGGATGGCGCCTGGTATCGCCGCGCCTACTTCGACGATGGCACGCCGCTGGGTTCGGCTGGCGGCGCGGAATGTCAGATCGACGCCATCGCGCAGAGCTGGGCCGTGCTGTCCGGCGCCGCCGATGCAGACCGCCAGCGGCAGGCGATGGACGAGCTCGACCAGCGTCTGGTGTGCCGCGATGCCGGGCTGGTGCAATTGCTCGACCCACCGTTCGACCAGACCCTGCTCGACCCCGGCTACATCAAAGGGTATGTGCCCGGCGTGCGCGAGAACGGCGGCCAGTACACGCACGCCGCGGTCTGGGCGGCGATGGCCTTCGCCGAACTCGGCGACGCCACCCGTGCCTGGGAGTTGCTGGACATGATCAATCCAGTGCACCACGCGCGCAGCGCCGCCGACATCGAGCGCTACAAGGTCGAGCCCTATGTCATGACCGCTGACGTCTACGCCGCCCCGCAGCATGTCGGGCGCGGCGGATGGAGCTGGTACACCGGTTCGGCTGGCTGGATGTACCGCCTTATCGTGGAGTCGCTGCTCGGACTGCGCCGCGAGGGCGGACACTTGCATCTCGCCCCGGTGCTACCGGCTGACTGGCCTGGGTTTGAGCTGGATTACCGCTACGGCAGCACGCTGTATTGCATCCGTGTCGGGCGGACGCTGTCGTCCACCAACCCCGCAGAGGTTACAGCCCAGATCCTGCTCGATGGCGTGGTGCAGTCTGCAGCGAGCATCGCTTTGCTGGACGATGGCCGCAGCCATCAGGTCGAGCTACGGCTGGCATAA